The proteins below come from a single Synechococcus sp. WH 8101 genomic window:
- a CDS encoding DUF2499 domain-containing protein yields MHALSLGTWWIHVASVLEWIVAIVLLQRLATQQREPSLNWLALAMTPALISAMAACTWHWFDNAEALRFLVVLQAACTFLGNGTLALAAWNLRR; encoded by the coding sequence ATGCATGCCCTCTCGCTCGGCACCTGGTGGATTCATGTCGCCTCGGTGTTGGAGTGGATCGTGGCGATTGTGCTGCTGCAGCGACTGGCCACGCAACAACGGGAACCGTCCCTCAATTGGCTGGCGCTGGCGATGACTCCCGCCCTGATCAGTGCCATGGCCGCTTGCACCTGGCACTGGTTCGACAACGCTGAAGCGCTGCGGTTCCTGGTGGTGCTCCAGGCCGCATGCACCTTTCTTGGGAACGGCACCCTGGCGCTGGCCGCCTGGAACCTCCGCCGATGA
- a CDS encoding DUF3593 domain-containing protein — protein MNPDQISLAIAAIDPAPLFALSLFPYLLFLWWAQRRQLIPRLSLLGFQLTLLFVAVTIAAALFADLRFGAELVEVDGLHGGAEAFLTLSNAVIVAGLIGRLRHLHQAKQTDETVDSAPKEAGE, from the coding sequence ATGAACCCGGATCAGATCAGCCTGGCCATCGCCGCGATCGATCCGGCACCCCTGTTTGCCCTCTCCCTGTTCCCTTACCTGCTGTTTCTCTGGTGGGCGCAGCGGCGTCAACTGATCCCCAGGCTCAGCCTGCTCGGCTTCCAGCTCACCCTGCTGTTCGTGGCGGTCACGATTGCTGCGGCCTTGTTCGCCGACCTGCGCTTCGGGGCCGAACTGGTGGAAGTCGACGGCCTGCATGGGGGTGCCGAAGCCTTTCTCACCCTCAGCAATGCGGTGATCGTGGCGGGGCTGATCGGACGTTTGCGTCACCTGCACCAGGCGAAACAGACCGATGAGACGGTGGATTCAGCACCGAAGGAGGCCGGTGAATAA
- the psaK gene encoding photosystem I reaction center subunit PsaK translates to MLPSLLAIAPATVSWTPKVALVMVICNVLAIGIGKATIKYPNEGAKLPSPAFFGGMGHAALLATTSLGHILGIGAIQGLAARGVL, encoded by the coding sequence ATGCTCCCCTCGCTTCTGGCTATTGCCCCTGCCACGGTTTCCTGGACCCCGAAAGTGGCCCTGGTGATGGTGATCTGCAACGTTCTTGCCATCGGGATCGGCAAGGCCACGATCAAATACCCGAATGAGGGAGCCAAGCTGCCCAGCCCCGCATTCTTCGGTGGCATGGGTCATGCAGCCCTGCTGGCCACCACCAGCCTTGGCCACATCCTCGGCATCGGTGCCATCCAGGGTCTCGCCGCCCGCGGCGTGCTCTGA
- the dxs gene encoding 1-deoxy-D-xylulose-5-phosphate synthase, producing the protein MHLSELTHPNQLHGLSMAELEDVARQIRERHLEVVSNSGGHLGPGLGVVELTLALYQTLDLDHDRVVWDVGHQAYPHKLITGRYGDFHTLRQQGGVAGYLKRCESDFDHFGAGHASTSISAALGMAIARDRRGEQFKCVAVIGDGALTGGMALEAINHAGHLPHTPLVVVLNDNDMSISPPVGALSTYLNRMRLSPPMQFLSGSVEESMKHLPFMGGELPAELNRLKGSMRRLAVPKVGAVFEELGFTYMGPIDGHDMAEMVRTFQAAHRVGGPVLVHVVTTKGKGYPYAEADQVGYHAQSAFDLSTGKARPSKTPKPPSYSKVFGQTLVKLCEQDPRVIGITAAMATGTGLDLLQKAIPEQYVDVGIAEQHAVTLAAGMACEGLRPVVAIYSTFLQRAYDQLIHDVGIQNLPVTFVLDRAGIVGADGPTHQGQYDISYFRAVPNFTVMAPRDEAELQRMLVTCLQHDGPTALRIPRGPGEGVPLMEEGWEPLPIGCGEQIREGDDLLIVAYGSMVSRAMATADRLAQQGIEASVVNARFLRPLDEQLIHPLARRIGRVVTMEEGALAGGFGAAVLESFSDQDLHLPLLRLGIPDTLVDHATPQQSFESLGLTPDQMAERIVARFGRAPLRASSAQASSNVAATAAVG; encoded by the coding sequence ATGCATCTGAGCGAATTAACCCATCCGAATCAGCTGCATGGCCTCTCGATGGCTGAGCTGGAGGATGTGGCGCGGCAGATCCGTGAGCGTCACCTGGAAGTGGTCTCCAACAGTGGTGGCCATCTGGGGCCTGGCCTTGGCGTTGTGGAACTGACGCTGGCTCTCTACCAGACCCTCGACCTGGATCATGACCGGGTGGTGTGGGATGTCGGCCACCAGGCCTATCCCCACAAACTGATCACCGGCCGCTACGGCGACTTCCATACCTTGCGGCAGCAGGGCGGTGTGGCCGGATATCTGAAGCGTTGTGAGAGCGACTTCGACCATTTCGGCGCTGGCCATGCCAGCACCTCAATCTCAGCGGCCTTGGGGATGGCGATCGCGCGAGACCGTCGCGGTGAACAGTTCAAATGTGTGGCGGTGATCGGCGATGGCGCCCTCACCGGTGGCATGGCTCTTGAGGCGATCAATCACGCCGGCCACCTGCCGCACACGCCGCTCGTGGTGGTGTTGAACGACAACGACATGTCGATTTCACCGCCCGTCGGCGCTCTCTCCACCTATCTCAATCGCATGCGGCTGAGCCCGCCGATGCAGTTCCTCTCCGGATCCGTGGAGGAGAGCATGAAGCATCTGCCCTTCATGGGTGGTGAGCTGCCAGCGGAACTGAATCGCCTCAAGGGCAGCATGCGCCGACTGGCGGTGCCCAAGGTCGGTGCGGTGTTTGAAGAGCTCGGCTTCACCTACATGGGGCCGATTGATGGCCATGACATGGCCGAGATGGTGCGCACCTTCCAGGCGGCCCATCGCGTTGGCGGACCTGTGCTGGTGCATGTCGTCACCACCAAGGGCAAGGGCTACCCCTACGCTGAGGCCGACCAGGTGGGCTATCACGCCCAGTCGGCCTTCGATCTTTCCACCGGTAAGGCTCGACCGAGTAAAACCCCCAAACCCCCCAGCTACAGCAAGGTGTTTGGCCAGACCCTGGTGAAGCTGTGTGAGCAGGATCCCCGGGTGATCGGCATCACCGCCGCCATGGCCACCGGCACGGGCCTGGATCTGCTCCAGAAAGCGATTCCTGAACAATATGTTGATGTGGGCATTGCCGAGCAGCATGCGGTCACCCTGGCGGCGGGAATGGCCTGCGAAGGGCTCAGGCCGGTTGTGGCGATTTACAGCACCTTCCTGCAGCGCGCCTATGACCAGCTCATCCACGATGTAGGGATCCAGAATCTGCCCGTCACCTTCGTGTTGGATCGGGCCGGCATTGTTGGTGCTGACGGCCCGACCCACCAGGGCCAGTACGACATCAGCTACTTCCGCGCCGTGCCTAATTTCACGGTGATGGCTCCCCGCGATGAGGCTGAGCTGCAGCGCATGCTCGTGACCTGTCTGCAACACGATGGCCCCACCGCCCTTCGCATTCCCCGCGGTCCTGGCGAGGGGGTGCCGCTGATGGAAGAGGGTTGGGAGCCCCTGCCCATCGGCTGCGGCGAGCAGATTCGCGAAGGCGACGATCTCCTCATCGTTGCTTACGGCTCAATGGTGAGTCGCGCCATGGCCACAGCTGATCGCCTGGCCCAGCAGGGCATTGAGGCCAGCGTGGTGAATGCCCGTTTCCTTCGACCCCTCGATGAGCAGCTGATTCATCCCCTGGCGCGCCGGATCGGCCGGGTGGTCACGATGGAAGAGGGTGCCCTTGCCGGTGGCTTTGGGGCTGCGGTGCTCGAGTCATTCAGCGATCAAGACCTGCACTTGCCCCTGCTCCGTCTTGGCATCCCTGACACCCTGGTGGATCACGCCACCCCCCAGCAGAGCTTCGAAAGCCTGGGCCTCACGCCCGATCAGATGGCCGAGCGGATTGTGGCTCGCTTTGGCAGAGCTCCCCTGCGCGCAAGTTCTGCTCAGGCCAGCTCCAATGTTGCCGCGACGGCTGCTGTTGGCTGA
- the ilvA gene encoding threonine ammonia-lyase, biosynthetic — MDHYLPRILRARVYDVARETPLEPAANLSERLDNAIWLKREDLQPVFSFKLRGAYNRMAQLSPEQLSRGVIASSAGNHAQGVALSAQHLGCRAVIVMPITTPEVKVDAVRRRGGTVVLHGETYDEAYAEARRRGEAEELCFIHPFDDPEVIAGQGTIGMEILRQLPTPPDAIYVAVGGGGLIGGIAAYVKSLWPDVEVIGVEPHDAAAMTLSLEAGERIRLPQVGLFADGVAVREVGEHTFAIAQEHVDAMVTVSTDEICAAIKDVFEDTRSILEPAGALAVAGLKADVMRRGLRGQQLVAVACGANMNFDRLRFVAERAELGEEREAMLAVQIPERAGSLRHLCEQLQNRSLTEFSYRMAAGDTAQIFMGVQVQDHDDRQALIEQLQEQGFGCQDLSDDELAKVHLRHMVGGRLPQGALEAAGQHCQELLYRFEFPERPGALMTFVSALHPDWTISIFHYRNHGADVGRIVVGVLVPEADRDAWNDFLRDLGYGSWEETGNPAYALFLGHRP; from the coding sequence ATGGATCATTACCTGCCCCGCATCCTGCGCGCCCGCGTCTACGACGTGGCCCGGGAAACGCCGCTGGAGCCAGCTGCAAATCTGAGTGAACGACTCGACAACGCGATCTGGCTGAAGCGGGAAGATCTACAGCCGGTCTTTTCGTTCAAACTGCGCGGTGCCTACAACCGGATGGCCCAGCTCTCACCGGAGCAGCTCTCGCGCGGGGTGATTGCCTCCAGCGCAGGCAACCATGCTCAGGGTGTGGCCCTGAGTGCCCAGCACCTCGGCTGCCGGGCCGTGATCGTGATGCCAATCACCACCCCCGAAGTGAAGGTGGACGCGGTGCGGCGTCGGGGCGGCACGGTTGTGCTGCATGGCGAGACCTACGACGAGGCCTATGCCGAAGCCCGTCGGCGCGGCGAAGCGGAGGAGCTCTGCTTCATCCATCCCTTCGACGATCCGGAAGTGATCGCCGGGCAGGGCACGATCGGCATGGAGATCCTGCGTCAACTGCCGACGCCGCCTGATGCCATCTATGTCGCCGTCGGCGGCGGCGGACTGATCGGCGGAATCGCTGCCTACGTGAAGAGCCTCTGGCCCGATGTGGAGGTGATCGGGGTGGAACCCCACGACGCCGCAGCCATGACCCTGTCGTTGGAGGCCGGTGAACGGATTCGCCTCCCCCAGGTGGGCCTGTTCGCCGATGGCGTCGCCGTGCGGGAGGTGGGGGAGCACACCTTTGCGATCGCCCAGGAGCACGTGGACGCCATGGTGACCGTGAGCACCGATGAAATCTGTGCGGCGATCAAGGATGTGTTCGAAGACACCCGCTCGATCCTTGAACCCGCCGGTGCCCTGGCAGTGGCGGGGCTCAAGGCCGATGTGATGCGGCGGGGTTTGCGGGGACAGCAGCTGGTGGCGGTGGCCTGCGGCGCCAACATGAATTTCGATCGGCTGCGCTTCGTGGCCGAGCGCGCCGAACTGGGCGAGGAACGGGAAGCGATGCTCGCGGTGCAGATTCCGGAGCGGGCCGGCAGCCTCCGCCACCTCTGCGAGCAACTCCAGAACCGCAGCCTCACCGAATTCAGCTATCGCATGGCGGCGGGCGACACCGCCCAGATCTTCATGGGCGTGCAGGTGCAGGACCACGACGACCGCCAGGCGCTGATCGAACAGCTGCAGGAGCAGGGCTTCGGATGTCAGGACCTCAGCGACGATGAGCTGGCCAAGGTGCATCTGCGCCACATGGTGGGGGGCCGGCTGCCCCAGGGGGCCCTGGAGGCGGCAGGCCAGCACTGCCAGGAATTGCTGTACCGCTTTGAGTTCCCGGAACGACCCGGCGCCCTGATGACCTTTGTGAGCGCCTTGCACCCGGACTGGACCATCAGCATCTTCCATTACCGCAACCATGGCGCCGATGTGGGCCGGATCGTGGTCGGCGTGCTGGTGCCCGAAGCGGATCGGGACGCCTGGAACGACTTTCTGCGCGATCTCGGTTACGGGAGCTGGGAGGAAACGGGCAATCCGGCCTATGCCCTGTTCCTTGGCCATCGCCCCTGA
- the scpB gene encoding SMC-Scp complex subunit ScpB, giving the protein MADDSTISLPARLEAILYLKGRSLSLRELAELANRREQEVEEAMVALMAAYAQRDTALEISVSQGRYSLQLRAGLGELVRDLLPVNLSTATLRTLATIALKKRILQSDLVELRGSGAYDHIKELLNQKFIERQRHSEGRSYWISLTETFHRTFSVLPATGPVDTSTDEAA; this is encoded by the coding sequence ATGGCTGACGACAGCACGATCTCCCTGCCCGCCAGGCTTGAGGCGATTCTTTATCTCAAAGGGCGATCGCTCAGCCTGCGGGAACTCGCCGAACTGGCGAATCGACGTGAGCAGGAGGTGGAGGAAGCGATGGTGGCCCTGATGGCGGCCTACGCCCAACGGGACACGGCCCTGGAGATCAGCGTCAGCCAGGGCCGCTACAGCCTCCAGCTCAGAGCCGGCCTGGGAGAGCTGGTGCGCGATCTGTTGCCGGTCAATCTGTCAACGGCCACGCTGCGCACATTGGCCACGATTGCGCTGAAAAAACGGATCCTCCAGTCAGACCTGGTGGAGCTGCGCGGTTCCGGGGCTTACGACCACATCAAAGAGCTGCTCAACCAAAAGTTCATCGAACGCCAGCGCCACAGCGAAGGACGTTCTTACTGGATCAGTCTCACGGAAACATTCCACCGCACCTTTTCGGTGCTGCCCGCCACCGGTCCTGTCGACACCAGCACCGACGAAGCTGCATAG
- a CDS encoding YggT family protein translates to MAFELASSLLQILAQTLQIYSLVLIVRVLLSWFPNLDWGNPVLSTVSSITDPYLNAFRGLIPPMGGLDLSAILAFIALSLMQQLLMSASFAFASGMAAY, encoded by the coding sequence ATGGCCTTCGAACTCGCCTCCAGCCTTCTGCAGATCCTGGCGCAGACACTCCAGATCTATTCACTGGTGTTGATTGTGCGAGTGCTGCTCAGCTGGTTCCCCAACCTCGACTGGGGGAATCCGGTGCTGAGCACGGTCAGCTCGATCACCGATCCCTACCTCAATGCCTTTCGGGGTCTGATCCCGCCGATGGGGGGTCTGGATCTCTCCGCGATCCTCGCCTTCATCGCCCTGAGCCTGATGCAACAGCTGCTGATGTCAGCCAGCTTTGCCTTCGCCAGCGGGATGGCGGCCTATTGA
- a CDS encoding nucleoside triphosphate pyrophosphohydrolase family protein has protein sequence MDLNTYQQSARTTARYPDVGANPIYPTLGLSGEAGEVADKVKKVLRDRGGVFDAAVREELKLELGDVLWYVAQLASELGLSLEEVAEANLAKLASRAARGRLRGSGDHR, from the coding sequence ATGGACCTCAACACCTACCAGCAATCCGCCCGCACAACGGCTCGCTATCCCGACGTTGGCGCCAATCCGATCTATCCCACCCTGGGGCTCAGCGGTGAAGCCGGCGAGGTGGCCGACAAAGTGAAGAAGGTGCTCCGGGATCGGGGTGGTGTGTTTGATGCGGCGGTGCGTGAGGAGCTCAAGCTGGAATTGGGGGATGTGCTCTGGTATGTCGCCCAGCTGGCCAGTGAACTGGGCCTGAGCCTGGAGGAGGTGGCGGAAGCCAACCTGGCCAAATTGGCGAGTCGTGCCGCCAGGGGCCGCCTTCGTGGTAGCGGCGACCATCGCTGA
- the pyk gene encoding pyruvate kinase has product MALIDLTRRTKIVATIGPATESPERIRELIQAGATTFRLNFSHGDHSEHATRIATIRQVASELGQHIGILQDLQGPKIRLGRFALGPITLAKGDSFALTSRSVPCDQQIATVTYDKLAAEVSAGSRILLDDGRVEMKVERVDQAEQTLHCTVTVGGVLSNNKGVNFPDVQLSVRALTEKDRIDLAFGLQQGVDWVALSFVRNPSDMLEIRELIRQHGFSTPVVAKIEKFEAIDQIDAILPLCDGVMVARGDLGVEMPAEEVPLLQKELIQKANSLGIPIITATQMLDSMASSPRPTRAEVSDVANAILDGTDAVMLSNETAVGDYPIEAVETMATIARRIERDYPQRSIDSHLPSTIPNAISSAVSTIASQLNAAAILPLTKSGATAHNVSKFRPAAPILAITSEVAVARKLQLVWGVTPLVIAQQSSTSGTFTTAMGAAQDKGLLKEGDLVIQTAGTLAGVAGSTDLVKVGIVSAVLGQGTGVGQGTVSGRVRLAQCPGDACKIEQGEILVVHDTTADDLDAIRNAAAVITEVPAATSHAAVIAQRLGTPLIAGVANATRHLLEGEVVTLQIKDGLVHRGTSINTAL; this is encoded by the coding sequence ATGGCCCTCATCGATCTGACACGCCGTACCAAGATCGTGGCCACCATCGGCCCCGCCACTGAAAGCCCCGAGCGGATCCGCGAGTTGATCCAGGCCGGAGCCACCACCTTTCGACTGAATTTTTCCCACGGCGATCACAGCGAGCACGCCACCCGCATCGCCACCATTCGTCAGGTCGCCAGCGAACTGGGCCAGCACATCGGCATCCTTCAGGATTTACAAGGGCCGAAAATTCGTCTGGGGCGTTTCGCCCTTGGTCCCATCACCCTGGCCAAGGGCGATTCCTTCGCACTGACCTCGAGATCCGTCCCCTGTGATCAACAGATCGCCACGGTGACTTACGACAAGCTAGCGGCAGAAGTGAGTGCCGGGAGCCGGATTCTTCTCGACGACGGTCGGGTGGAAATGAAGGTAGAGCGCGTCGATCAGGCCGAGCAGACCCTGCATTGCACGGTGACCGTCGGCGGCGTGCTCTCCAACAACAAAGGCGTCAATTTCCCCGACGTGCAGTTGTCGGTGCGAGCTCTGACCGAAAAAGATCGAATCGATCTGGCCTTCGGTCTGCAGCAAGGGGTCGACTGGGTGGCACTGAGCTTCGTGCGCAATCCCTCCGACATGCTGGAGATCCGCGAGCTGATCCGCCAACACGGCTTCTCCACTCCGGTGGTGGCCAAGATCGAAAAATTTGAGGCGATCGATCAGATCGACGCGATCCTGCCGCTCTGCGACGGCGTCATGGTGGCCAGAGGCGACTTGGGCGTGGAAATGCCTGCGGAGGAGGTGCCGCTGCTGCAGAAAGAACTGATTCAGAAAGCGAACAGCCTCGGCATCCCGATCATCACCGCCACCCAGATGCTGGATTCCATGGCCTCCAGCCCGAGGCCAACCCGCGCCGAAGTGAGCGACGTGGCCAACGCCATCCTTGATGGCACCGATGCGGTGATGCTCTCCAATGAAACCGCGGTGGGCGATTACCCGATTGAGGCGGTGGAGACCATGGCCACGATCGCCCGGCGCATCGAACGGGATTATCCGCAACGCAGTATCGACAGCCATCTGCCCAGCACCATCCCCAATGCAATCAGCAGCGCGGTGAGCACCATCGCCAGCCAGCTGAATGCGGCGGCGATCCTGCCGCTCACCAAAAGTGGTGCCACGGCCCACAACGTGAGCAAGTTCCGCCCTGCTGCACCGATTCTGGCGATCACCAGTGAAGTGGCCGTGGCCCGGAAACTGCAGTTGGTGTGGGGCGTGACCCCGCTGGTGATCGCCCAACAAAGCAGCACCTCGGGAACCTTCACCACCGCCATGGGCGCCGCCCAGGACAAAGGCCTGCTCAAGGAAGGAGATTTGGTGATTCAGACCGCCGGCACCCTGGCGGGCGTCGCCGGCTCCACCGACCTTGTGAAAGTGGGCATCGTGAGCGCCGTGCTCGGCCAAGGCACGGGTGTGGGTCAAGGCACGGTGAGCGGCCGGGTGCGCTTGGCCCAGTGCCCTGGCGACGCCTGCAAGATCGAACAAGGGGAGATCCTCGTGGTGCATGACACCACTGCCGATGATCTCGACGCGATCCGCAACGCCGCCGCCGTGATCACCGAAGTGCCGGCGGCTACCTCCCATGCGGCCGTGATCGCCCAGCGACTCGGCACCCCCCTGATTGCCGGCGTGGCCAATGCCACCCGCCACCTACTGGAAGGCGAGGTGGTGACCCTGCAGATCAAGGACGGGCTCGTGCATCGCGGCACCAGCATCAACACAGCCCTCTGA
- a CDS encoding ABC transporter permease encodes MARKLPLRDTVGMALNTLRANRLRSLLTMLGIIIGNASVISLVGVGRGAQNLAEDQLSNLGANVLFVVPGNNDTRRQGVAFPKTLVLEDAEAIEAQVPSVRRVAPQISSSNVVQVGSRSATSSISGVTPEFLPVRSFEVAQGRFLSEQDLQAARSVVVIGPDLKDKLFPSGSAIGQTLRIRNQSFEVIGVMAPKGAVFGSNQDENAYIPLTTMVSRLTGRDPTYGVSLSFISAEANDEASTGAAKFQITNLLRQRHRILREDDFAVRSQKDALTIVSTITGGLTLMLGAIGGVSLLVGGIGIMNIMLVSVSERTEEIGLRKALGARRADVLSQFLVESLVLASLGGLVGTAVGLGSVAAVAALTPLPASIGASTVLITVSLSGSIGLFFGVVPARRAARLDPIVALRSL; translated from the coding sequence ATGGCGCGCAAGCTACCGCTGAGGGACACGGTGGGCATGGCCCTCAACACCCTCCGGGCCAATCGGCTGCGCAGCCTGCTCACCATGCTGGGGATCATCATTGGCAATGCCTCGGTGATCAGCCTGGTGGGGGTGGGCCGGGGTGCCCAGAACCTGGCGGAAGACCAGCTCAGCAACCTGGGCGCCAACGTGTTGTTTGTGGTGCCAGGCAACAACGACACCCGGCGGCAGGGGGTGGCGTTCCCGAAGACCCTGGTGCTCGAAGACGCGGAAGCGATTGAAGCCCAGGTACCCAGCGTGCGCCGGGTCGCCCCCCAGATCAGCAGCAGCAACGTGGTGCAGGTGGGATCGCGCAGCGCCACGAGCTCCATTTCCGGCGTCACGCCTGAGTTTCTGCCTGTGCGCAGTTTTGAAGTCGCCCAAGGTCGCTTCCTGTCTGAACAGGATCTTCAGGCAGCTCGCAGTGTGGTGGTGATCGGGCCCGATCTCAAAGACAAGCTGTTTCCCAGTGGGTCCGCCATCGGCCAGACGCTGCGCATTCGCAACCAGAGCTTTGAGGTGATCGGTGTGATGGCACCGAAAGGGGCCGTGTTCGGCAGCAATCAAGACGAAAATGCTTACATCCCCCTCACAACGATGGTGAGCCGGCTCACGGGCCGCGATCCCACCTATGGCGTCAGCCTCAGCTTCATCAGTGCTGAAGCCAACGACGAAGCAAGCACCGGTGCCGCCAAATTCCAGATCACCAATCTGTTGCGCCAGCGGCATCGGATCCTCCGGGAGGATGACTTCGCCGTGCGTTCACAGAAAGATGCCCTCACGATTGTGAGCACCATCACCGGCGGCCTGACCCTGATGCTCGGCGCGATCGGCGGGGTCTCCCTTCTGGTGGGAGGCATCGGCATCATGAACATCATGCTGGTGTCGGTGAGTGAGCGCACCGAGGAGATCGGCCTGCGCAAAGCCCTTGGCGCCCGTCGTGCCGATGTGTTGTCGCAATTTCTGGTGGAATCGCTCGTGCTCGCCAGCCTCGGTGGCCTGGTGGGCACCGCGGTGGGGCTCGGCAGCGTTGCCGCCGTTGCTGCCCTCACGCCCCTGCCGGCGAGCATCGGCGCCAGCACCGTGTTGATCACGGTGTCACTGTCGGGCTCGATCGGCCTCTTTTTCGGGGTGGTGCCGGCCCGTCGTGCCGCCCGCCTCGATCCGATCGTGGCCCTGCGCAGCCTCTGA
- the ftsH gene encoding ATP-dependent zinc metalloprotease FtsH, protein MNQRWRQIALWILPIGVALLLGWQLLGQGGLQALRPGGPTVAPRNTAVARMSYGRFLDYVESGRVTAVDIYDGGRNAVVEAVDPDLDNRVQRLRVDLPGLAPELINTLKQEGISFDIHPPRTTPPALGILGNLLFPLLLIGSLIFLARRSSGMPGGPGQAMQFGKTKARFAMEAETGVKFDDVAGVAEAKQDLQEVVTFLKQPERFTSVGAQIPKGVLLVGPPGTGKTLLAKAIAGEAGVPFFSLSGSEFVEMFVGVGASRVRDLFKRAKENSPCLIFIDEIDAVGRQRGAGIGGGNDEREQTLNQLLTEMDGFEGNSGIIIIAATNRPDVLDSALMRPGRFDRQVTVDAPDIKGRLSILEVHARNKKLDSELSLDSIARRTPGFTGADLANLLNEAAILTARRRKEAIGLAEIDDAVDRIIAGMEGQPLTDGRSKRLIAYHEVGHALVGTLVKDHDPVQKVTLIPRGQAQGLTWFSPDEEQMLVSRAQLKARIMGALGGRAAEDVVFGHQEVTTGAGGDIQQVASMARQMVTRFGMSDLGPMSLEGGSQEVFLGRDLMTRSDVSDAISRQIDEQVRAIVKRCYEETVTLVQANRDLMDRLVERLIEIETMDGDEFRAMVATATTIPEKERFSPVLNP, encoded by the coding sequence ATGAACCAGCGCTGGCGCCAAATCGCACTCTGGATTCTTCCCATCGGCGTCGCGCTTCTGCTCGGCTGGCAGCTGCTCGGCCAGGGTGGTCTGCAGGCGCTCCGGCCGGGGGGACCCACTGTGGCACCGCGGAATACCGCCGTGGCGCGCATGAGCTACGGCCGTTTCCTTGACTATGTGGAATCCGGCCGCGTCACCGCTGTCGACATCTACGACGGTGGCCGCAATGCGGTGGTGGAGGCGGTGGATCCTGACCTCGACAATCGCGTGCAGCGCCTGCGTGTGGATCTGCCTGGCCTGGCGCCCGAACTGATCAACACTCTCAAACAGGAGGGCATCAGCTTTGACATTCACCCGCCCCGCACGACACCGCCAGCTCTGGGCATTCTCGGCAACCTGCTCTTCCCCCTCCTGCTGATCGGCTCCCTGATCTTTCTGGCGCGTCGATCCAGCGGCATGCCCGGTGGTCCTGGCCAGGCGATGCAGTTCGGCAAAACCAAGGCTCGCTTCGCCATGGAGGCGGAAACCGGCGTGAAATTTGACGACGTAGCCGGAGTCGCCGAAGCGAAGCAAGACCTTCAGGAGGTGGTGACCTTCCTGAAACAACCGGAGCGTTTCACCTCGGTGGGTGCCCAGATCCCTAAAGGTGTGCTGTTGGTGGGTCCTCCCGGAACTGGCAAGACCCTCCTGGCCAAAGCGATCGCCGGCGAAGCCGGCGTGCCCTTCTTCTCCCTCTCCGGTTCGGAGTTCGTGGAGATGTTTGTGGGCGTCGGTGCTAGCCGTGTTCGCGACCTGTTCAAACGCGCCAAGGAAAACAGCCCCTGCCTGATCTTCATCGACGAAATCGATGCGGTGGGACGGCAACGCGGTGCCGGAATCGGTGGCGGTAACGATGAGCGCGAGCAAACCCTCAACCAGCTCCTCACGGAGATGGATGGCTTCGAAGGCAATAGCGGCATCATCATCATCGCGGCCACCAACCGCCCCGATGTGCTCGATTCGGCGCTGATGCGACCAGGGCGTTTCGACCGTCAGGTCACGGTGGATGCACCTGACATCAAGGGCCGACTGTCGATCCTTGAAGTGCATGCGCGCAACAAAAAACTCGACTCCGAGCTTTCCCTCGACAGCATTGCGCGTCGCACCCCCGGGTTCACCGGCGCCGATCTCGCCAATCTGCTTAACGAGGCGGCGATCCTCACAGCCCGGCGCCGGAAGGAGGCGATCGGGTTAGCCGAAATCGACGATGCCGTGGATCGGATCATCGCCGGCATGGAAGGTCAGCCCCTCACCGACGGACGTAGCAAGCGCTTGATTGCCTATCACGAGGTGGGCCATGCCCTCGTGGGCACCCTGGTCAAGGACCACGACCCGGTGCAGAAAGTCACCCTGATTCCCCGGGGTCAGGCCCAGGGCCTGACCTGGTTCTCCCCCGATGAGGAGCAGATGCTGGTGTCACGAGCCCAGCTCAAGGCGCGGATCATGGGCGCCCTCGGTGGACGAGCCGCTGAAGACGTGGTGTTCGGCCACCAAGAGGTCACCACCGGTGCTGGCGGAGACATTCAGCAGGTGGCCTCGATGGCCCGTCAGATGGTGACCCGCTTCGGCATGAGTGACCTTGGACCGATGTCCCTCGAGGGGGGCAGTCAAGAAGTGTTCCTTGGTCGTGACCTGATGACCCGCAGCGACGTGTCCGATGCGATCTCACGTCAGATCGACGAACAGGTTCGGGCCATCGTGAAGCGCTGCTACGAGGAAACCGTGACCCTGGTGCAGGCCAACCGCGACCTGATGGATCGCCTGGTGGAACGCCTGATCGAGATCGAGACCATGGACGGCGACGAATTTCGCGCCATGGTTGCCACAGCGACAACGATTCCCGAGAAAGAGCGATTTTCACCTGTCCTTAACCCTTGA